DNA from Misgurnus anguillicaudatus chromosome 13, ASM2758022v2, whole genome shotgun sequence:
agcgatgcaattaaagtattattttgttttgtttgttgatcacgaagtacaaagtagatgaggaaaactaggactccgtggactcagcgcgtccgccattgtttgtttacattgcgtgactggtgggctgtaatatcagaaatggatttattgcgttctgtaaaaaaggagcagtggcgtttatcgcattttgggaaaaaagggagaaaagatgacagaataacacggcggatattggattttgcgtaaaattaagaatttacttttaactactgacctgatataatactgattttggcagtaactcatttttttcaaaaatggcgtttatcgcgttttggaaccaaactcttcaaatacacaAGCAATGTGTATTTAAGGGCCGCACAATAAATCACGTGACTGTCATGTgtatctcatcagtaaagccgcgGTCACACTAGACTTTTAGTCCCAGTGACTTCCATTCATATGCAAGTAAATGCGTCAGACCGGAAACGTAAGCTTGTGTGACGATATTTTGCAGGTCTGGTAACTCTGACCAGCCAATTCAAACCACATGGAGTGTTGTAACCAGTACAAAACTGGTATGTCATGTCACTGCGTAATCTTTATCTCTACCGAAAAGCACAAATGGACGAAGCCAAAGATCATATTCATGAACTGCCCCCCGCCAACTCCCTGCAGCAACGTCCGACAAATACTTCCATAATTAAAATCTAGTGTGACCGCAGCTTAAAACCGGTTTCTTGATTAGTAGAAAATccccatcacctgctttcagatggagcagcatttactacacaaagctaTAGTTTTCTGACAAGACAGGCAATATCGCATTCATTACAAGCGTggcgcacaagccctgaaaagtgaagccaaaaatAGGTTATAATGcccgcctcccccatgttattcaatgggacttgagaccaactaaacaatttaattacgcttcaattatctttttttccgaagctggtttctgtcatttactgtagtttttatcacattgatgtaaattcaagtgtttgtttttaaaggggccatggcatgaaaatctgactttttccatgtttaagtgctatgattgggtccccagtgcttccatcaacctagaaaatgtgatcaacccagtaacttagtcttggtaaaccattcactacaagcacatgaaaaaataggtagttgaaatttggctccgtatcaaattacttttaaatatatgttatgtgtattaatatttactgctaGGTAAACCtggcaaaagatttaatttaaataatcacaacaatgtgtgaaagaAAATTACttcataaacaaagaaaaaaatgtatgagaataaatgtcaaagccctaaaacaggcaattaatcatcataattgtCACAATTTCTTAGACAATTAACTgccagccaaatttcataatcataTAGCCCAATAACatgaaaacatttcttaaatatatacatgcatttgtgtgcatttatctaaagtaattatacacatatatgatgtaaaaaaaaaacttttattctgctatagattactCGCAACTAATCGTTATGCATCTTTAATCAGTATTTGTAATCGTTATCGCCAGACATCACGACTAATACTCGGATATCGATAGAGAAATGTagtatcggtgcatctctaataatttctgatttatttttgtagTTGGTCAATCTTTTCcattaaattacaattaatcATTCTGAATTGTTTTGTGAACGAGATAATTAAATTCACTGAGTGAATCCAACTCAAACATTATTACAAAGGATAGCGAGAGGAAAGGTGTTTAGTGAATAACTTTACTCATGCTCTGTTCCTTATGGAAAACAACAATTTGAAGATACCACCAATTTAATTTGGCTTTAAATATAGGGTTAAACGAGTTTATTTACAAGAGTGAGCAAATAACATAAAGGCTTTCAAGGCGTAGCTAAAGCCAGGAGTTAaatttattagttaaattaagacatttaagcatattttattaacatgccttagaaaaaacGTTACTGgtggcactggcatattttaataTCTGTCAATGCAAGCATGTgtcttagtctaggactagcttTAATCCCTGTCTGTAAAACCGGCAGAACGTTTTTTATTTCTGCTAAAGCAATGACAAGATCTTTTGAATTTAAACAGATCATCATCACCAGCCTTACCAAAAGCCACAGGAAAAGCTTAAGCAATGTTATATTTCACAAGATGCACACATTGCGACGTTTTGTAAGCCATTCTGTTATAAACCTATACCTGACTGtttgagaaaaaaacatttgagagAAACATCACCGTTGATTTGAGAAACTGTGTATATAAGCCATTGGCTTGCAGTGAATCCGGGTGTCTGTTGGACTGTGTAAACATGTCTATGGCACTTAACCTCATTCACTCAAATGAGGTAATAAGGGGAGTGTCTGTATGAATAGAAAACACCTATACAGTTAAACAAACTTAAAGGAGCATTACATCACCTAAAATGCCTGAACACTACAGTTATCATTCGTTTTCAAGATTATACCGTAAATAGGATAagacattaaatatttaaaatacacttAGTAAATGCTGCAATTGGATCATTTTTGTTCAAATGAATCACTCTTCATTTTTGACTGACATGTAAGAAACTGCAGAACAAAGGTTAGATGTTGGAAAATCTCACTAAGAAACTTGATCCTCCTGTCTCAACCAGTACTCGTCGACTTAGTAAATAAGTAACGAAGTACAGGCGGGACGAGCTCAATGAGTCTGACCTGCATATCAGGCTCATACATGACCACAGTGATGAATATACCGGAAGTTATTCAGCAACAACGTGTATTCCGAATAACCGCTATCGGGCTGCACATATGACACAACATGACACTTAAAAACATATCTCTATACTACATTAAGCTATacaaataacttatacagaataGGCCTCGTGCTTATCGTCGCGTTTAAAGTGCCACACATAATGCAGATCGATACGATCTGTAACGTTATATCAGAAATTGACCTTTAATCGATAAGACACACAAATGGCAAATATGTTAAAGCTGAGCAACAATCCAAGAACAGCTTGTCGGATAGCAGCTGATCCTTGCTAACACATGCTAACAGCTCCCGATCAACCAAAACAATGTCATTCTGACTTCTGCATCCCACTGTGGTATTATTACAGCCAACAGGAAAGATGACAAGCTAAACGTTAGGATAAATGAGACAAACTGACACCGAAGGCTGCTAGCATTACGCTAGCTCGCTACACAGACCTAATTGACAACGTCAGTGGGCAGCGGCAGCTAGTTTATGGTCTAAAGATGTGCTCGAGGCCTGATCTGTTGTCATGGtaatttaaaagaaagaaagctcACCCAGTGCCACCTGACAAGCCTTGCGTAGCTGGTTGTGCTGGCTCCGCTTCACCTCCTTATCCGACAGGATTTTCTCCAGCGCCCGAGACAGAAACATGCTTTTGGTGCTCAGCGTTTCTGTCTGCGTATGCCGTCGATGGATTTCCAGCTGTTCTTGTTCTTTCATCTCTCGGTCGATGCGTTAAACGAGACCCTCAGGCCGTCATCGCTGGCCCGTTCCCTGCGGTTCGGCAGGTGGGTGAGGGTGCCAGCCAGGAGCGGGCTAACGGTATCGGTAGATCAGACTCGGACTGGTTGGCCGCTGCTGCTATCTCAGCACTGCGTCGCCATGTTGGCCGAACGTCACGTCACGTGACACCCGGGCGCTTACACTGATGTGTACATCAGAGTGAGAGCTTCTGTTCAAAATATTGTTGTGTTCATTTGACTATATCTACCTTGGccatatgtaaatatatttaatataaaaagacCGTCCAAAAAAATTGAGATGGTGTAATTTAGGAACAAGCacctaattatttttttaaaagaatgaGGGGAAATAGTCATAAAATTAAATAGATAGGGATGGATgtcagtattttaaaaatatgatcatatttgtgataatattattatattacagtaaatagatttttatttaacaaatttcACTGTCAGTGGATTCAGAATTGTATTAAATCTAATAATCAGTTATGGTAAAATATCCCAAATTGTGTTTTTGACAAAATTGGTGGTATTCATTTTCTCCTCAATTGTAATTTTGATATGAATAAAATTTCCATTAAGCTGTCTAACTTTCAGCGACAAGCTCTATTATCTTGGTTGTTGGTGTACAAACCTAATTTCTCTCTTCACAGGTGTTTGATTTGGAACAATAAAGATATTAAAGAATAAGATACTTTTTCGATTATTGGTTtagaaataatattatattggtGACACAGTTGTTTGGTCTTCTACTTTCATATGgagaatttttaaataaatttaaacttcCAATTTCTGCAAAGGATTATGCAGGGGTCTTTGATGTTATACCTTCTGGTTTTCTTCAGTTGATGTGGGCTGCTGTTGCTTTTGACTTAAACATAACTGACTTAAATTTAAAGTTAGATGGTATAAGTATTcttgattaaaaaaatgcaataataatGTCGATGGTCAAAGAGTAcacctatttttttacaattttaatttGTGTTACGTCAGTATCTTAAAGTGATGGAATTTGTAAGGAACTCTAAAGCTAAACAGACTATAGATTGTTGTAAAGCCTTGAAACTTTATCCTTTttaagaactgttgtacttatGTTATAGTTGGAGATATGGATTTGTTCTTAATACCCCACTGTATATAGTTGTTATTTTTTGTTGATTTATTTAGTAtgttcttacatttttttttacaattatcGTCTGTTTGAATATATTgacatttttgcttttattgttaacttctatGTGAATTGTCacaaaataaagataaaaaaaaagagATTAAGAAGGGCTGTAAAAAATTCTTTTTTAGTCTTTAGCTGCAAAACTCTCTACGTGCgtgatatatatattttagtcaaGTGTGTCCACACTTTTGGCCTgtgctgtatatatatatatatatatatatatatatatatatatatatatatatatatatatatatatatatagatatatatatagatatatatatagatatagatatatacagCACAGGCCAAAAGTGTGGAcacacttgactaaaatgttaactatgatttaaaaaatcttttaatctgaaggtgtatggttaaatgcatgaaataacgtttctgtttaatttctgttattagaaaactaaaattttattttaaaatattcttttttaaatagatgACTTGCActgaatattaaagaaaaatctgtcaataagagcccagattaaATGTGAAGTCCTACAATATCCTTTAAAATACAGTCTAAAGTAAAACTCCAAGAAGCTTcttgataaaatgacacgagtatggttttgcaatttctagtcaaagggtgactgcacttcagatgataaaatataacagaattttgatttattttggatgctttcaGTCACCAACATAATTGAATTTAAATGTAGCTATTATCATTATCATAGAGATCTGACCTTTGAGTTTTGCAATTTGGCAAAAATACATTCCTAAACATATTTAAGTAAATCACCCCCATGTTTTTAACAGTTAATTACTGGTCCGTAAAGGATTTTTTGCTATGCTTTTTGTTGATTTGGTATAAGATGCTGCTACATGATTTAACCACGGGGTGGCATCATCATTTCAAAGTCCGGGATGGACTGGGTGAACCTACAGTAGTTTATTACAGACAAAAAACTTGGCCTCTTTCACATTGTTCAGTTAACCAAAGGTTAAACGTGTATTGACATCAAACTGAATAGTTGGTTttataaaacacttatgatTGCAGTCTATTGATACTCATCTTTGAAGCAAACAGATGTTCTAAAAGGTTTTTTGGTCTAAACCAACAAAATACTTTAGTttctaaattaattattttttgttaatgtagCATAACATACAATTCCTCCTGTATTCCATTTAAACTCATGCATTATATTAATTTTGGTTTTACAATATAAATTTCACACGCCAGTTATCACAAACATGAACATTCATCATTGCTAATATTAAAGCAATTGAAGAAAGGAGCATCATCAATGTTTATCAACATATTAGTTTATTTCATCTAAGAATCAACTATAATACATGTGCAGCTATGTCTTAATATAGTGTTTATTCTTTGCAAAGTTTCATTATGTGAAACAAATTTATATCATGTAGCACTATTAAGAAAATACTGACAATTTTCAGTACAAATCTATACCTTAAGATTCATCTGGCAAGCTCATTATCAAAAAGAGAAATTGACACGTTAACGCTAAAAAAGGCCATTTCTAGGTCTCCTATAGCAGATGGTCATAGATATACACTTTCCTTTAGAAATTTAAAGATATTCACAGTTTGGAAAATAGCAGGTTATATTCTTCATATTTCCAGTCCCAAAAAGGAATTAAGATACACAAAAAATGCTAGTggatgaaaaaaataaaacaccaccatgtggaaataataaaaaatcatGAGGTTTGTATGTCTgctgaaacaaaacaaaaacacatcgAGTCTATCTGAAAATAAATACAACTTTTGTGGTTACAATCCCAAATCATATCCCAATGTAGTGgttactaaaaaaataaattaacaacACAGCTAAAGACTCCATTCAATATGTCGCTTGTACCTTTAAAATGAATGATCTGTATAAAATTCGTATGATTTAACTACATAAGTGTGCTACTCAGAGCAGGTTTTGGTAATGTACATGTTAATGTAAAGTGTAAGTGCCATAAGAAGCTCTACATGTATGTGAAGTGAGTTGATATGCGCTCTGCTCACAGCATCCAGTGTTTGCAACCCTCATCAGCTATTACGAAGGTGAGACAGCAGTGTTAAGAAACTAAGGCTAAATATCCAGTTTAAACTGTAAGGGCGCAGCGTGAGCCACATCTCTCCTTCAGTGCATGTGTCAACACTAATTTTGGGATCTTTAAAGCTTATATTACAGATAGTGTGCACAAAAATATCTTTATGATGTGTCCAGTCCACTTCAAAGACAAAAAGTGACCCTGTGTGTGATATCCAGGCTgaagtcttataatctaattttgagattaggagcattaaagtttgatcacactcattaattttacattgatttctaTCTTTGCCATGGCCTCACGGgggtcaatattaaatatatcacggttatattttcacagaatgttcttcatgtaggatgattttagtaaatcataaaaatgacttCAAGTGAggtttcacaggcagggtcatgTATGTATACCTACAGTATAGTAATagtaacttaaaggaatattccattttcttaaaagaaaaatccagataatttactcacctccatgtcatccaaaatgccgatgtccttccccgttcagtcgagaagaaaccacgtttcccgaggaaaacattgcaggatttctCTCACCCCAATGGACttcaatagagcccaacacccaacacttaacactcaacagtttttttcaacggagtttcaaaggaccacaaacaatccgaaacgaggcacaagggtcccatccagcaaaacgaccgtcacctttgacaagaaaaacaaaaatatgctcttttaaaccacaacttttcgtctaggtccggtccagcacgacataacgtaaatgcgtagtgacgtagggaggtcacgtgttacatatttaaaatgcaaatttgcggaccattttaaacaataaactgacacaaagacattaattagtatcagttgacatacaacaacgtaggaacggtcctctttcaacacatttgtaaacactggggcgcagtatcgcgttcgtcctctgtgacctcttgacgtcatgacgtattgcgtggggtcacgctggcgcatcacgaccgtatttagacgagaagttgtggtttaaaagtggatattttctatttttcttgtcaaaaatgacaatcgtttcacccccatgcctcgtttgggatcgtttatagtcatttgaaactccgttgaaaaaactgttaagtgttgagttaagtattaaatgttgggctccattaaagtccattaaaatgagaaaaatcctgcaatgccttcctcaaaaaacacaatttcctctcgaccgaacaaagaaagacatcaacaccctggatgacatggtggtgagcaaaccatctggaccTTTCCCccaagaaaattgaatattcctttaaaggaatgCTTTAGAGCTTAATTTTGTTCATAAAGATGATGGACATCATGCTGTTTGTCATTCATATAGGAGGTCATTTTCTAAAAATCAAAATGATCAAGTAGAAAGATCCACCCTTGGTGGAGTGGAAGGTGGATGGTGTGGACCCCCAAAATATACAATTCACAAACATCACCCTTAAAATTCATTTTGGCAGATGTTCAATAGTCATTGTGAGCATTCAattaaaaacattcatttttttctctatgATTCGCTTGCAACACTTGAGGGTTAGAGACACTCTTCATACATGAAACAGCTCTGTGTCCACTTCAGAGTGCActataaaaacataatgtatTCAAAACAGAGAGCGTTCTCTAACCTTAGGTCACATGGGTCAACTTAACCGCAGAGCAGGTAGATAGCCCTTGTCATAAAGAAATACGtgatgcaaataaaaaaatatcaatATATGAAAAATATGACATTAATCTTCTGTATTTTTGgctatgattaaaaaaattgagaTATGTACACAATATATCTTAAGAGGCAGCAGTCTACAACCTTACTGAAATGTCCGatcacacttaaaaaaatatcctAAACATTCGTCTAGCCTCCAAAAATGTTCATGATTCCCTTGCAAACCATTATGAATCCGCTTGTTAGTGCTGTAGACAGGAGTTGACGAAAAGCATGTTCCCTCTAAAGTTGAGCGGTACCATCAGACCCCAACTTTTACTCGGTTACCATAGCAACAGAAGATGGGACACCATACTTTGTTCTCGGTCACAATGCTAAAGCCACGTGGCTCATATGCGAGTGGTTGTCAAAGTCGAAGAAGATTGTCACGATTCATACGATGCCAAAAATCTGCACTTCGTCATGTAATACGCTTAACACCCTGCAGACATCTGCATTTATTCATTCTGACTCCGTCAGATCATTATTACTCATGAAGCAGCTATTTTCGGCACTGCTCTCTGTGGATTTGATTATAGTGATGACCTGGTCCCGTGGTTATATCCTCTCTTGGTGCCATACTCACCGAAAATACGTGCTATGGCACACAAGTGTGCGTAGTGGCATGTGTGACAGTATTAGTGTGTTTGAAAATTAAATCAGTCTCTATAGTGTAATAACTGTGCCTTCTTCCTCTAAATTATGTCTCTCCAAACTCCTGTCGTGGGCATTTAGAGACCCCGTGCTGGAGCTCATTGCAATGGAACCATTGGAGGGTCGGAAATGAAGGTGGGGTTCATATCTGGGCAGGCTGGGCATGCTGGAGCTGGCCATCACTCGAGCAACCGCCGGTGGAATGAATTTAGCCTCTCCGTTCCCCTCAATCACCAGATCCTCCTCATCTTCGCTCTCCTCATCTGGTTCATAGTTCTGGATAATATGGGATGGGGTCATTGCCATAGAGGCTGGTGTTGAATAACCGTAGAAACTAGTACTGCTGTCAGACGATCGTCCTGAGCTGCCAGACGTGGCCTTGCCTCCACTACTCCGCACCACGTTATTTCGCTGATTGGCCGGTTTGACGGTTATAATGAGGTTGTGGCTGTTAGCGATCATCATGTCTGTTACTTGGTCCAGGGACTTTCCAGACACCTCGATGCCATTGACCTCCAACACTTCATCATTGACGGCCAAAAGTCCCGTGCTCTCCGCCAGGCCTCCGGGGACCATGCGGGAAATGAAGATGCCTGGTACTTTCTCCAGGCCTTGTGACGTGACACGCACGCTGGAACCATCGCGTATGTAGAAGCCCAGTGGTTTTTCCTGGCCGTGTTTATACAGACGAACGCGTCGATGCGTTTCTGGGAGGATGTCCACATCAATGATGGAGGAAACTGGGCGGAAGTCTTTGGGCAGGCTGATGATGACCGGAGGCTTTTTCTTGTTGGCATCCTGACGCAGGAGGACAGCAGCAAGCCCGGCGGGGGTCTTCTTACGGGTCACAGTGTCCGTATTGAATGCAGAGTAATCTGCCTCCTCTGTAAAAGGAAGAGAGatataaaatgttaatgtaaagcTTGTTTTGGGCACTTAAAGTCACTAAGAAACCAAGTTTTAAGTGGTTTTCCATTTCTTATAGCTTAGTGTTGAACACCAAATTCTAGTTTATTTCTAAAAGTTGACTAAATTAGGTCTTACCACATATACACACTTAtaagttttttttgttgaatgagACGGTGGCAAAACACGTTTAATGGCTGTGACATTGGTGACATCAAGTgtgaaattaaatattaaacaatcAAATATAAACAATTAAATAATGTCAATTTAAAAAAGGCCTCCATGACCCACCAGTTTCATGTTGTCAATTACCACAaatccttttttgtttgtttttacaaattGAGGTATGTGTCTACAATAATGCATTCACAATTTCAGTATTTTTCCATTGTAAGTGTTTAACAGTCAACACATCCTTTGTTTGTTGTTACAAACTGAGAACTAAGATAAAATTATTTGCTATGGTTGAGTCTAATTTATTTATACTTCTCCTTTAAATAATctgcatttatttaattattttttccccttatatgtgaccctgaaaTAATATGAAAATTGTTCTCTGAACTACATAGAAGATCTTTAACTTtataaagtgcaaaaattatccagaaaggtttttacatgtccatttacaaccctaggatttgtcctttgaattaaatggtctatttttgccctattttgaagaatcataaataataatattgagctCTGCTGTGATTAGCTCTGcggctcatgccagtagctcacattagtaaacagaccttataagcttaagcctgtatcagacaaaaatacagattttgggaacaactaattgtttggagattctaatggatgtttctgagtggtaagtttgtgttttttcagtatggacctgcaaaacataactgtaaagtcaatagtagaacttcagcctaagaTCTAATTCAGCaatcacaactttgtttttagcattgtagcaacattgtatttaattaaatgtgtaatttaaagttgtcacaacttataaaatatagttgagaaaagtcaacttaattttataagttataacaactcacctgtagttataacaactcatctctagtcaagataaataacagtaggttgaaatgacttgtaaatccgagttgattcaaccaaaaattttaaggcagcaaagtattttttacagtgcaaggtttacataaaaattagGAAACAAACACGTTTGAGGCTtccgatatgtcattaccatgtacagagctcttattattcatctatgcctaggtaaatacagtttttttattctatggcacctttaaaaggtTGTTACCTGAAATGTGTCACACAATGTTTTTTTCACCTTTATAAGTTGCTTtgtataaaagtgtctgctaaatgct
Protein-coding regions in this window:
- the pard6b gene encoding partitioning defective 6 homolog beta; translated protein: MNKNHRVPSNRTLNAVEVKSKFGAEFRRFSLDRSKPGRFDEFYGLLQHVHRIPNVDLLVGYADVHGDLLPINNDDNYHKAISVAAPLLRLFLQRKEEADYSAFNTDTVTRKKTPAGLAAVLLRQDANKKKPPVIISLPKDFRPVSSIIDVDILPETHRRVRLYKHGQEKPLGFYIRDGSSVRVTSQGLEKVPGIFISRMVPGGLAESTGLLAVNDEVLEVNGIEVSGKSLDQVTDMMIANSHNLIITVKPANQRNNVVRSSGGKATSGSSGRSSDSSTSFYGYSTPASMAMTPSHIIQNYEPDEESEDEEDLVIEGNGEAKFIPPAVARVMASSSMPSLPRYEPHLHFRPSNGSIAMSSSTGSLNAHDRSLERHNLEEEGTVITL